CGGTGCGGTCCTGCAGATCGCCCGCAAGCGCTTTGCGCACCAGGCGGTCAATGCAGGCGAGGAACGCGGCTAGAGTCTTGCCCGACCCGGTGGGCGCGGAGATCAGCGTGGTGCGGTCGGCCAGGATGTGCGGCCAGCCCTGCTCCTGCGGCTCGGTCGGGCTCTCAAAGCGGCCGAGGAACCACTCCTGCACCAGCGGATGAGCCCAGGCGAGGGAGGAAGGGACGGCCATGGCCGGTCATTCTAATCCGAAAGGTGAGAGTTTCGCAAAACATTCGCCCAGGTCAAGGGCGCCGGCGATGCCGGAGATACAATCCCAATGTGGCTGGCCTGACTCTGAAAGACATCGTGCGCTGCCCGCACTGCCAGAGCGCGGAAGTGGTGTATTCCTGCGAGCCCAAGTGCTGCTGGAACCACGTCTGCGGCGACTGCCGGACGTCGTTCCAGTTGGTGACGGAAAAGACCGGGGAATTCGACCGGGCGACTGCCATCTCCCCGGTTGAGCCTGAGTCCGGCGACCCCACCACCGGCTGCGCCGCCTGCGAGAGCATGAAGCTGGCGGTCATCCGCTCCGACGGCGTGAACTCCGGGACGCTGATCTGCGGCGACTGCTGCGCCCTACTCAAGCTGGCCATCGACGAGGTGGCGGTGGGAAAGTTCTGATTCTTTTTCACCACGGAGGCACGGAGACACGGAGAGATGCAACGTAGAAATGCAAAGGGCACGGGAAGAAAATCTGAAGCCCTTGGTCTGGGTCCCAAATCCTTTTTTTCGTGGTTTTCTCTGTGCCTCCGTGCCTCCGTGGTGAATTAGAATCTCCCGCATGTCTGCCAAGGTGCGCGCCAAGAAGATCAAGCTGCTGCTGCTGGACGTGGACGGGGTGATGACCGACGGCCGCATCTGGCTGTTTCCCGCCCCGGCCGGCGCGAATCCCGAATTGCGCTCCCAGGCCGCCGAGCATGCTGACGCCGGGGGCTACGCCATTTCCAGCGACGCTATGGTCGAGGCCAAGGGTTTTCACGCCCACGACGGCACGGCCATCACGCTGGCGCGGCTCGGGGGCATCAAGACCGGAATCATCACCAAGCGCATCTCGGAGACGGTCGCGCTGCGCGCCCGCGACCTGTGCCTGGACCACGTCCATCAGGGCGTGGCCGACAAGGTGGGCGCGCTGGAGAAGATCCTCGAGCAGGAGGGCTTGACCGCCGCCCAGGCCGCCTACGTGGGCGATGACATCATCGACCTGCCGGTGATGCGGCGCTGCGGGCTGGCCATCGCCGTCCCCAACGCCCGCAAGGAAGTGAAGGACGCGGCCCACTACGTCACCCGCCACGGCGGCGGCAAGGGCGCGGTGCGCGACGCGGTGGAGTTCATCCTGCGCGCCCAGGGCAAGATGGAGAAGACGGTGCGCGCTTACGTCACCCGCCGCAGGGCCCAAAAGGCGCAACCCAAGTCCAATCAATAGAAAGGCCCGCCGCCGGTTGGGAGGGCAGCGGGCCACCGTTTCCCGGATGATTGGGTACGCTGGCTCCCCGGGAGGGAGCCTGAGGGTATAGACGGATATTGGGGGAAAAAGTTCTGCGGGCTGGAAGATTATTTCCAGCCCGCAGATGAGTCCGATTCAGTTGGTGACGGCGACCGGTTTCGAGGCCATGAGCTCGGTGAAGCGCGGGTCCTTGCGCACCTGCGCGAACTCGTCGTCTTTGTAGACGTCGCTGATCCCGGCGTACCCGGCCTCCATGGCCCGCTTCAGGTAGAGCAGGCAGCGCTCGGCGTTACCGCTCTTGGCGTACATCCTGGCGATGACGTAGGAGAAGCGGGCGCGTTCGCCGGGCGAGGGCAGCCGCGCTGCGACCCCGGCGGCCGACTGGCGCTCGAAGATGTCCGGGTCGAGTTCCAGGGCGCGCAGGTATTCACTGCTGGCCTTGTCATATTCCTTGCGCGCGAAGTACGCCGTTCCCAGGTTGCTGTGGAAGGAGGCGGAACCCTCGCGCATCTCCAGCGCCTTCTGATAACGCCGGATGGCCTTCTTGTAGTCGCTCGCGATGTAGTTCACCACTCCCAGGTTGTTGTAGGCCTCGGCGTAGGCGGGGTCGCGCGTGATGGCACGCTCGAACTCCTTCTTAGCTCTGTCATAGTGCAGCATCTGGAGCTGGGCGATGCCGCTCTTGTTGTGGAGGGCGGCAGTCTCCGTTTTGGCCAACGCCGCGCGGTAGTAGTCGATGGCGTCGGCGTAGGATTTTTCCGCGCGCAGCTCGTCGCCGCGGGCTTCCAGTTCTTGCGCCGAGGCGTTGGCGGGCGGCGGGGCGGCCCGGAGCAGCTGCGGCGGCGCCGTGGCGGTGTCGTCGGAATTCGGAACCGCAGGAAAGGAGACTTGCGCGAGAGCGGGGAGCGCGAACAGTCCAAGACAGAGAATCCAGACCCAACGAGGCATGGCAACCTCCGGTTCGATTTTACCGCTGCGGCTTCGGTTCCGCCGCCGGTTGGGGCGGGGGAGCAGGGGCCGCAGGCGCAGGCAGCGGCTCGGGTTTCTTCTCGTCCTTGAAGACCCCGAGCACTTTTTCGAAGAAGCCTTTTTTCTTCTTCCCCGGCTCCTCCGCCTGCCCGGCCTGCTGCGGCGGCTGAGTATTGGACACCGGATCCGGGGGAGAAGGTTTCTGTCCCAAGCCGGTCAGGTGTTCGATCAGGCCGCGCAGGCCGGAGGACGAGTGCTCGCAGGTCTCCTTGGGCTCGGTGCCGGCGACGAAAGCGGCGTAGTAGGAGTCGGGACAGGCGGGGGTGGAGAGCAGGTTGGTGGCCTTGTCCAGCTTTACGCCGACCACGCCCGAGGGCGTCGGGAACCCTGAAACGTGGCTGTACTCCGGCAAGGCGATGGCCTTCTTCATGAACTCCGCCCAGATGGGGGCGGCGGTGTTGGCGCCGGAGAGCCGCAGGTCGCTGTAGTCGTCGTATCCCACCCAGACGATGCACAGCAGGTTGGAAGTGTAGCCGGCGAACCAGGCGTCGTGCGAGGTGCCGGTCTTGCCCGCGGCGGGAGCAGAGAAGCCTCGGCCGCGGACGCCGGCGGCGGTGCCGAAGTTCAGCACGCCCTCCAGCATGTCGGTCATCACGTAGGCCACGCGCGCGTCCAGCACCTGGCGGCGCTCGGGGTGGATGTCCTCGATCATTCCGCCCTTGGCGTCGCGCACGGAACGGACCATGATGGGGGAGACGCGCACCCCGGAGTTGGCGAACACGGTATAGGCGCCGGCAACGTCGATGGGCGTGGCATCGTAGGCGCCCAGGGCGACGGCGGGCGTGGCCTGCGCCGAGCGGATTCCGGCCGCGCGCGCCAGCTCCGCCACTTTGTCGTAGCCCACCATCTCTGCCAGCTTCACCGTGGCGTTGTTGAGCGAGAGCGCCAGCGCGTAGCGCGCCGTCACCGGCCCGTGATACTTCTCCTGATAGTTCCGCGGCTCGTAGATCTGGTCGCCGAAGTTGAAGGTGGTGGGAGAGTCGTCCAGCAGTGTGGCCGGGGTGAGGACCGGCTGGGCGCCGGTGAGCGCGGTGTTGATGGCCGCGGCATAAACGAATGGCTTGAAGGCGGACCCCGTGGGACGCTTGGCCAGAGCGTGATTCAGCTGGCTCCAGCCGTAGCTGCGTCCGCCCACCAGCGCCACGATTTCGCCGGTGTGCGGGTTGAGGGCCACCAGCGCCACCTGGGCCGGAGGGCCGGCCAGCACCTTGGTCTCGGTGCGCGAGCCTACCTTGACCCGGCGCGTGCGCATGGCCTTGACCTGGGCATCCACGCCTTTCATGCCCTCGGCCACGGCCTCGGCGGCGGCGCGCTGCAGGTCGGGATCGAGCGTGGTGAAGATGCGGTAGGCATTCTCGTTCAGGTCGCGCTCGCTGTACTTGGCCAGCAGATTGTCCTTCACCAAGTCCACGAAGTAGGGAGCGTCGCTGGCCTCGACGTTGAGTGGCGCCAGCTTAAGGGGCGCGGCCTTGGCGCGGTCGGCGTCCTCGCGGGTGATGAAACCCATCTCGAACATGCCTTCCAGTACCAGATTGCGCCGCTCCAGGGCGCGCTCCGGGCTCTTGTAGGGCGAGAGGTAGTTGGGCCGCTGGATGATGGCCGCCAGCAGCGCTGCTTCCGGCAGCGTCAGGTTCTGGATGTCCTTGTTGAAGTAGGCGCGGGAGGCCTCGCCAAAGCCGGTGATGGAGAACGAGCCCCGCTGTCCCATGTACACCTGGTTGGCGTAGAGCTCGAAGATCTGCTTCTTGGAAAAGCGCTCCTCCAGCTGGATGGCGATCAGCATCTCGGTCAGCTTGCGGCGGATGGTCTTCTCGGGAGTGAGGAAGAAGCCGCGGGAGATCTGCATGGTGAGGGTGGAGCCGCCCTGGCGATGGCTGCCTTCGCGGAAGTCCATCCACGCGGCTTCGGCCAGGCGGAAGAAGTTCACGCCGCTGTGCTGGAAGAAGCGGCGGTCCTCGATGGCCAGCACCGCGTCCACCAGCACCTTGGGGACGTCGTCATAGCTGATGAGGCGGCGTTTGGAGCGCTGCTCGGAGTCGAAGAGCGCGGTCACCAGCTGCGGCTCCAGCTCGTAGGAGTTCAGGCTCTGTCCGTTGG
This genomic stretch from Terriglobales bacterium harbors:
- a CDS encoding PBP1A family penicillin-binding protein; translated protein: MRGRPKRGREPGQGRRPSFFSFSRLPVRILLGAAAVVFLSLLSVYLYYYLQYAKIVEHRMRGQIFNNASKIYARPRVLRVGDSAQAHQIINQLRIAGYSEEGEKGESRLGTYRAQGNDLMVHPGPESYHASEGARIRMSDGKIASIAADSNGQSLNSYELEPQLVTALFDSEQRSKRRLISYDDVPKVLVDAVLAIEDRRFFQHSGVNFFRLAEAAWMDFREGSHRQGGSTLTMQISRGFFLTPEKTIRRKLTEMLIAIQLEERFSKKQIFELYANQVYMGQRGSFSITGFGEASRAYFNKDIQNLTLPEAALLAAIIQRPNYLSPYKSPERALERRNLVLEGMFEMGFITREDADRAKAAPLKLAPLNVEASDAPYFVDLVKDNLLAKYSERDLNENAYRIFTTLDPDLQRAAAEAVAEGMKGVDAQVKAMRTRRVKVGSRTETKVLAGPPAQVALVALNPHTGEIVALVGGRSYGWSQLNHALAKRPTGSAFKPFVYAAAINTALTGAQPVLTPATLLDDSPTTFNFGDQIYEPRNYQEKYHGPVTARYALALSLNNATVKLAEMVGYDKVAELARAAGIRSAQATPAVALGAYDATPIDVAGAYTVFANSGVRVSPIMVRSVRDAKGGMIEDIHPERRQVLDARVAYVMTDMLEGVLNFGTAAGVRGRGFSAPAAGKTGTSHDAWFAGYTSNLLCIVWVGYDDYSDLRLSGANTAAPIWAEFMKKAIALPEYSHVSGFPTPSGVVGVKLDKATNLLSTPACPDSYYAAFVAGTEPKETCEHSSSGLRGLIEHLTGLGQKPSPPDPVSNTQPPQQAGQAEEPGKKKKGFFEKVLGVFKDEKKPEPLPAPAAPAPPPQPAAEPKPQR
- a CDS encoding tetratricopeptide repeat protein; translation: MPRWVWILCLGLFALPALAQVSFPAVPNSDDTATAPPQLLRAAPPPANASAQELEARGDELRAEKSYADAIDYYRAALAKTETAALHNKSGIAQLQMLHYDRAKKEFERAITRDPAYAEAYNNLGVVNYIASDYKKAIRRYQKALEMREGSASFHSNLGTAYFARKEYDKASSEYLRALELDPDIFERQSAAGVAARLPSPGERARFSYVIARMYAKSGNAERCLLYLKRAMEAGYAGISDVYKDDEFAQVRKDPRFTELMASKPVAVTN
- a CDS encoding HAD hydrolase family protein: MSAKVRAKKIKLLLLDVDGVMTDGRIWLFPAPAGANPELRSQAAEHADAGGYAISSDAMVEAKGFHAHDGTAITLARLGGIKTGIITKRISETVALRARDLCLDHVHQGVADKVGALEKILEQEGLTAAQAAYVGDDIIDLPVMRRCGLAIAVPNARKEVKDAAHYVTRHGGGKGAVRDAVEFILRAQGKMEKTVRAYVTRRRAQKAQPKSNQ